A window of the Lactuca sativa cultivar Salinas chromosome 7, Lsat_Salinas_v11, whole genome shotgun sequence genome harbors these coding sequences:
- the LOC111902829 gene encoding glycine-rich protein 3 short isoform, giving the protein MATRAFLLLALAFAVVLLITSEMAAAKELAENTDSQINVDSGHSRYSGGGGHGGGGYKGGRGGHDNGGGRGGHNNGGGSKGCRHGCCGGRGYKGCKCCSTFEEAVAYKQTQN; this is encoded by the exons ATGGCTACAAGAGCTTTCCTTCTTCTTGCTCTAGCTTTTGCTGTTGTTCTTCTCATCACCTCCGAAATGGCTGCAGCTAAGGAGTTGGCTGAAAACACTGATA GTCAGATTAACGTCGACAGTGGACATTCACGATACAGTGGAGGTGGTGGACATGGAGGCGGAGGATACAAAGGTGGACGTGGAGGGCATGACAACGGTGGTGGACGAGGAGGGCACAACAACGGTGGTGGAAGCAAAGGTTGCAGACATGGCTGCTGTGGTGGACGTGGATACAAAGGGTGCAAGTGTTGCAGCACGTTTGAAGAGGCAGTTGCTTACAAACAAACTCAAAACTAA